One genomic region from Dehalobacter restrictus DSM 9455 encodes:
- a CDS encoding cell wall-binding repeat-containing protein: MRSKKYIRLFLAVLFSILLLIPARPLPVQAANQNPTPEEISRIFDQVALEEKVPAEILKAIAFKESGWRQWNSSGNVVTGGSGSRPYLGIMQIGVYDPSDSETINHLKTDIAYNIAYGAEVLKSKWNMTPTIGDGDPGKLENWYFAIWAYNSWSITNNPNTAAASGRVAYQDKILKLIATDYYEGLTDPVSITPVSKSLLPAGTLPSKNSVWKTPEPVHYAGYTLGLPMISRSQNNLLLSTVKRISGIDRIDTAVKIAYEGWPYGCETVVIARSDAFADALAGVSLAKQNHAPILLTSKDQLDQRVEVALTVLKPLKVIILGGETALSSRVENRLKEVVSWTEDFERIAGQDRYETAALIASHFPEGSGVAVATGSNFPDALGIASAAAAKGYPLLLTAKDSLPQATAELLQTLKPSELYIAGGEGAVSAGVAGSITGIAGLSADKVRRFAGNNRYNTSLTVVQSLYPDAQKIYLATGEGFPDALAGAALAANTDAPLLLIPTEGPAAGSDTEKYFQSISPDVELVVFGGKSVISDNAIIRIKYQMVKI, translated from the coding sequence ATGCGTTCGAAAAAATATATCCGGTTATTCCTGGCCGTGCTTTTCAGCATTTTGCTGCTGATCCCGGCCAGGCCGCTGCCTGTTCAGGCAGCAAACCAGAATCCTACTCCCGAGGAGATATCCCGGATCTTTGACCAGGTGGCCCTGGAGGAGAAAGTCCCTGCGGAGATCCTCAAAGCGATTGCGTTCAAAGAATCAGGCTGGCGTCAATGGAACAGTTCGGGCAATGTTGTGACGGGGGGCTCAGGCAGCAGGCCTTACCTCGGCATTATGCAGATTGGGGTATATGATCCTTCCGATTCGGAGACGATTAACCACCTGAAAACGGATATTGCCTATAATATTGCCTACGGGGCTGAAGTCCTGAAATCCAAGTGGAATATGACGCCGACCATCGGAGACGGCGACCCCGGAAAACTGGAAAACTGGTATTTTGCGATTTGGGCTTACAACAGCTGGTCCATCACCAATAATCCGAATACTGCGGCTGCTTCAGGCAGGGTAGCCTATCAGGATAAAATCTTGAAACTGATTGCCACTGATTATTATGAGGGCCTGACTGATCCCGTCAGTATCACACCGGTGTCGAAGTCACTGCTGCCGGCGGGTACACTGCCGTCAAAGAATTCTGTCTGGAAAACGCCCGAACCGGTTCACTATGCCGGTTACACGCTGGGCCTTCCCATGATCTCCAGGAGTCAAAACAATTTGCTGCTTTCAACTGTGAAAAGAATTTCCGGCATAGACCGGATTGACACAGCTGTAAAAATTGCTTATGAAGGGTGGCCTTACGGCTGTGAGACGGTCGTCATCGCGAGATCCGATGCTTTCGCAGACGCCTTAGCCGGGGTATCCCTGGCGAAACAGAATCATGCGCCAATTCTTCTTACTTCAAAGGATCAGCTTGACCAGCGGGTGGAAGTCGCTTTAACCGTTCTGAAACCACTGAAAGTGATTATTCTTGGCGGTGAGACTGCGTTATCATCCCGGGTGGAGAACAGGCTGAAGGAAGTTGTTTCCTGGACAGAAGATTTTGAGCGAATAGCGGGTCAGGACAGATATGAGACCGCAGCGCTCATTGCGTCTCATTTTCCTGAGGGCAGCGGAGTTGCTGTGGCGACCGGATCAAATTTCCCGGATGCTTTAGGTATTGCTTCAGCTGCCGCAGCCAAAGGATATCCGCTGCTATTGACGGCAAAAGACAGCCTGCCGCAGGCCACCGCAGAACTTCTACAGACCCTGAAACCGTCTGAGCTATATATTGCCGGTGGGGAGGGTGCGGTATCTGCCGGGGTCGCCGGCAGCATCACCGGTATCGCAGGTCTCTCTGCGGACAAAGTCCGGCGTTTTGCCGGTAATAACCGCTACAATACTTCGCTTACAGTCGTGCAGTCCCTGTATCCCGATGCCCAGAAGATCTACCTGGCGACCGGGGAGGGTTTCCCGGATGCTTTGGCGGGAGCAGCGCTTGCTGCTAATACGGATGCGCCGCTGTTGCTGATTCCGACGGAAGGGCCTGCAGCCGGTTCCGATACCGAGAAATATTTTCAGAGTATCTCGCCGGATGTGGAACTGGTGGTTTTCGGAGGCAAATCCGTCATCAGTGACAATGCGATTATCCGGATCAAATACCAGATGGTTAAAATATAG
- a CDS encoding cell wall-binding repeat-containing protein: protein MFKRKPGALAVLLIVILFLPVYSSGASGAEIQTYQNPSREVVAQKLETISRSKGIPSVLLKTIAYCESGWRQFDQNGEVVTGSTDGTSNPALGIMQVTSYDPGDTEKVNKLKYDIDYNISRGAELLNEKWQMTPKIGDGDRNKLENWYFALWAYHGWLAYNNPNNAAARGEVAYQDAIIRKAATAYFPGIVVPVQITPVPAELLPLGTLPSSSQIWNTPEPYTLGDLTSSTVGTTTRISGQNRIDTVNQIALNGWASGAQTVILTRSDAFPDALAGVPLAKKYNAPILLTSPDQLDQGVIEVLNTLKPAKVIILGGETAVSKPVETRLKAVLTWTSDVSRIAGADRYQTAVRIAADFPKDASVAIATGLDFPDALSLATAAAANEMPLLLTSTRSLPEVTRQDLSKRSPGKIYIGGGEKVITAEVVTALTQTTGLSAGNIVRFAGSNRYETSVMIAEAFFPSTQEIYMATGLDFADPLAAGALAATKNACLLLISPQGFTTNGPTENYLKKMASSTNVKVIGPEASISEYTVTRVKYLLRQM, encoded by the coding sequence ATGTTCAAGAGAAAGCCGGGAGCGCTTGCGGTTCTGCTGATCGTAATATTGTTTTTGCCGGTCTATAGTTCCGGGGCATCTGGGGCAGAGATTCAGACGTACCAGAATCCTTCCCGGGAGGTCGTTGCTCAGAAGCTTGAGACGATTTCCAGAAGCAAAGGAATTCCGAGCGTACTGCTAAAAACAATTGCCTATTGTGAATCGGGTTGGAGACAATTCGATCAAAATGGTGAAGTGGTAACCGGCAGCACAGACGGCACCTCGAATCCTGCCCTCGGAATCATGCAGGTTACCAGTTATGATCCTGGAGATACCGAAAAAGTTAATAAACTTAAATATGATATCGACTATAATATTTCCCGCGGTGCGGAACTGCTGAATGAAAAATGGCAGATGACGCCGAAGATTGGTGATGGGGACCGTAACAAGCTGGAGAATTGGTATTTTGCGCTTTGGGCCTATCATGGCTGGTTGGCGTACAACAACCCGAATAATGCTGCTGCCAGAGGCGAGGTAGCTTATCAGGACGCGATCATTCGCAAAGCCGCAACAGCATATTTTCCGGGTATTGTCGTACCTGTCCAAATTACGCCGGTTCCCGCCGAACTTCTGCCGCTTGGCACGCTTCCGAGCAGCAGTCAGATCTGGAATACACCTGAACCGTATACCCTGGGAGACTTGACTTCCAGCACAGTTGGCACAACCACCCGAATCTCAGGTCAGAACAGGATAGACACGGTCAATCAAATTGCCTTGAACGGATGGGCGAGTGGTGCCCAGACCGTCATTCTTACCCGTTCAGATGCATTTCCTGATGCTCTGGCCGGCGTACCTCTGGCTAAAAAATATAACGCACCGATTTTGCTTACGAGCCCGGATCAACTTGATCAAGGTGTCATTGAGGTGTTGAATACCTTAAAGCCGGCAAAAGTGATTATTCTGGGTGGAGAGACGGCTGTCAGCAAACCAGTTGAGACTAGACTCAAGGCCGTTTTGACCTGGACCTCTGATGTTTCTCGGATTGCCGGGGCGGACCGTTATCAGACAGCGGTACGGATTGCCGCTGATTTTCCCAAAGATGCCAGCGTGGCTATTGCTACGGGTCTGGATTTCCCGGATGCGTTAAGTCTGGCCACAGCTGCAGCTGCCAACGAAATGCCTCTGCTGCTGACTTCAACCCGGAGCCTGCCTGAGGTTACAAGACAGGACTTAAGCAAACGTTCACCGGGAAAGATCTATATTGGCGGCGGGGAAAAAGTCATTACTGCTGAAGTAGTGACAGCCCTGACCCAGACAACCGGATTGTCTGCGGGGAATATTGTTCGTTTTGCCGGGAGCAACCGTTATGAGACTTCGGTGATGATTGCGGAAGCGTTCTTTCCCAGTACGCAGGAGATTTATATGGCTACCGGACTCGATTTTGCAGATCCTCTCGCCGCTGGCGCCCTGGCTGCAACGAAGAATGCCTGTCTATTGCTGATTTCTCCGCAGGGATTCACGACAAACGGGCCAACAGAAAATTATCTAAAAAAGATGGCTTCTTCTACAAATGTTAAAGTGATCGGCCCGGAAGCTTCCATTTCGGAATATACGGTTACCCGCGTAAAATATTTACTCAGACAGATGTGA
- the galU gene encoding UTP--glucose-1-phosphate uridylyltransferase GalU: MQKIRKAVIPAAGLGTRFLPATKAQPKEMLPIVDKPTIQYIIEEAVQSGIEDVIIVTGRNKRAIEDHFDRSVELELFLKNGEKSELLDMVKHIAEMVDIHYVRQKEALGLGHAVYSARRFIGNEPFAVLLGDDVIYSEEPCLKQMIRYYELYNSNLIGVQEVLPAEVSKYGIIDGSRISPRLYKAEAMFEKPTPEEAPDIPLAIMGRYILNPEIFDILAELPPGRNGEIQLTDAIAQLSKVQDVYAYNFEGKRYDVGDKLGFVRATIEFALRHEEIGESLMDYLTDIVSRYQKEGQELRLLSAGNNLDKLYDIKKNYS, encoded by the coding sequence TTGCAGAAAATTCGTAAAGCAGTCATACCCGCGGCTGGATTGGGTACAAGATTTCTTCCTGCGACCAAAGCTCAACCCAAAGAAATGCTGCCAATCGTAGACAAACCGACCATTCAGTACATCATTGAAGAAGCGGTTCAATCCGGTATTGAAGATGTCATTATTGTCACAGGAAGAAACAAAAGAGCCATTGAGGATCATTTTGACCGTTCTGTAGAACTTGAACTATTTCTAAAAAACGGAGAAAAGTCCGAATTGCTCGATATGGTCAAACATATTGCTGAGATGGTCGATATCCATTATGTCCGCCAAAAAGAAGCTCTGGGGCTTGGTCATGCCGTCTACAGTGCCAGAAGATTTATTGGCAATGAGCCGTTTGCCGTTCTTTTGGGAGACGACGTGATCTATTCGGAAGAGCCTTGTCTGAAACAAATGATTAGGTACTACGAGCTTTATAACAGCAATCTGATTGGCGTACAGGAAGTACTGCCGGCAGAAGTGTCCAAATACGGGATTATTGATGGCAGCAGAATATCTCCGAGACTGTACAAGGCGGAAGCCATGTTTGAAAAGCCGACCCCGGAGGAAGCGCCTGATATTCCGCTTGCGATCATGGGCCGGTATATTCTTAATCCGGAAATTTTTGATATCCTCGCGGAATTGCCTCCGGGAAGAAATGGAGAAATTCAGCTGACGGATGCAATTGCGCAGTTGAGCAAGGTTCAGGATGTGTATGCCTACAATTTTGAAGGGAAAAGATATGATGTCGGGGACAAACTTGGTTTTGTCAGAGCAACCATTGAATTTGCGTTAAGACATGAAGAAATTGGCGAAAGCCTGATGGATTATCTGACCGATATTGTCAGCCGGTATCAGAAAGAAGGTCAGGAGCTTCGCCTGCTTTCAGCAGGCAATAATTTGGACAAACTTTATGATATTAAGAAGAATTACAGTTAA
- the clpP gene encoding ATP-dependent Clp endopeptidase proteolytic subunit ClpP, translating to MSYLIPMVVEQTNRGERSYDIYSRLLKDRIIFLGGAIDDNVANVVVAQLLFLEAEDPEKDVFVYINSPGGSITSGMAIYDTMQYIRPDVQTICIGMAASMGAFLLAAGTKGKRTALPNAEILIHQPLIAGGGLSGQATEIEIHAKQLLKTKNKMNRILAERTGQPLDKVEQDTDRDYYMSAEEAKEYGIVDRVLEKAALLEQKKKNPLK from the coding sequence ATGAGTTATCTTATCCCGATGGTAGTTGAACAAACGAATCGCGGTGAACGTTCTTACGACATCTATTCTAGGCTCCTCAAAGACCGTATTATCTTCCTGGGCGGAGCAATCGATGATAACGTTGCCAATGTTGTAGTTGCGCAATTGCTTTTCCTCGAGGCGGAAGATCCTGAAAAGGACGTTTTTGTCTATATCAACAGTCCCGGAGGGTCCATTACTTCCGGGATGGCCATCTACGACACGATGCAGTACATCAGGCCTGATGTACAGACCATTTGTATTGGAATGGCTGCCAGTATGGGTGCCTTCCTGCTTGCTGCCGGCACGAAAGGTAAGCGTACTGCCCTGCCGAATGCTGAGATCCTGATTCACCAGCCGTTAATTGCTGGGGGAGGTTTATCGGGGCAGGCTACAGAAATTGAAATTCACGCCAAACAGTTGCTGAAAACGAAAAACAAAATGAACAGGATTCTTGCCGAAAGAACCGGCCAGCCTTTGGACAAAGTCGAGCAGGATACGGACCGTGACTACTATATGTCCGCTGAAGAAGCTAAAGAATACGGAATTGTTGACCGGGTACTGGAAAAAGCAGCACTGCTTGAGCAAAAGAAGAAAAACCCGCTAAAATAG
- a CDS encoding Hsp20/alpha crystallin family protein, which yields MNLIPFHPMRNADQIRREINRLYSFPYTFFEDEFAPRLAVPFTDIYETDEEIIVSCDLPGLQRREDVGIQIENNMITISGTLNREQHVIQEDRLHKKERYTGQFRRSVSLPATVSIDNVRAIYKNGVLNVFLPKTDSREKKSVQIEFQY from the coding sequence ATGAATCTTATACCATTCCATCCAATGCGCAATGCAGATCAGATACGCCGTGAAATCAATAGGCTTTATAGTTTTCCATATACTTTTTTCGAAGACGAGTTCGCTCCGCGCTTGGCCGTTCCATTTACCGACATCTATGAAACCGACGAAGAGATCATTGTTTCCTGCGATCTGCCAGGACTGCAAAGAAGAGAAGATGTAGGCATTCAGATTGAAAACAACATGATAACCATCAGCGGTACTTTAAACCGCGAACAGCATGTGATTCAGGAAGATCGCCTACACAAAAAAGAAAGGTATACCGGTCAATTCCGCCGCTCCGTCTCTCTTCCGGCGACCGTTTCCATTGATAATGTCAGGGCAATTTATAAAAATGGTGTTTTGAATGTATTCCTGCCCAAAACAGACAGCAGGGAGAAAAAGTCTGTGCAGATTGAGTTTCAGTATTAG
- a CDS encoding MGDG synthase family glycosyltransferase, producing MPKVMIFSASTGHGHNQAADCLKKELEASGYSVRIVEPLKKEESWIMEALIDDGYHILATRLPKMYGKLYKITYNEFLNKNVKRILNRAMDSVIEQLIQEYKPDLLITTHPLHVGVVSYLKASGRLNLPFISLVTDYMAHQFYVNSFVDAYIVGSCYTKDTLTEKGVPENKIHIFGIPVREEFRQPRLVRNNDVFTLLIMGGSMGIPYIKKCLKTLMENRHHLRILVVCGSNRKLWTDLAKKYTGTFNAKDVVIYGFTSNIYDLMDQSDVIITKPGGLTVSEAINKNIPIIIPFFIPGQEEENTEILVKAGVAVRTSKISELNPLIDSFCLNPGLLEEMRKNAADLARQLSPGSIVGLADQLLYEGPQVKEYLRAHQS from the coding sequence GTGCCTAAAGTAATGATTTTCTCTGCGTCTACAGGACATGGACATAATCAGGCCGCAGACTGTCTGAAAAAGGAGCTTGAAGCTTCAGGCTATTCCGTCCGGATTGTAGAACCCTTAAAAAAAGAAGAAAGCTGGATCATGGAAGCTCTTATCGATGACGGTTATCATATACTCGCAACAAGATTACCGAAAATGTACGGTAAACTATATAAGATTACCTATAACGAGTTCTTAAATAAAAATGTCAAAAGAATTTTAAACAGGGCCATGGATAGTGTCATCGAACAGCTGATTCAAGAGTACAAGCCAGACCTGCTTATTACCACCCATCCTCTTCATGTCGGTGTTGTTTCCTATTTAAAAGCATCCGGACGCTTAAATCTGCCTTTTATTTCGCTGGTTACAGATTATATGGCTCATCAGTTTTATGTGAATAGTTTTGTTGATGCCTACATTGTTGGTTCATGTTACACCAAGGATACGCTTACGGAAAAAGGTGTTCCTGAAAATAAAATACACATTTTCGGCATTCCGGTACGGGAAGAATTCCGTCAGCCCCGCCTTGTCAGAAACAATGATGTATTTACACTGCTGATCATGGGCGGGAGCATGGGCATCCCCTATATCAAAAAATGCCTGAAAACGCTTATGGAAAACCGGCATCATCTTCGCATCCTGGTAGTATGCGGAAGCAATCGCAAGCTTTGGACTGATCTTGCAAAAAAGTACACAGGTACCTTTAACGCCAAAGATGTTGTCATTTATGGTTTCACATCGAACATCTATGACCTGATGGACCAGTCCGATGTGATTATCACAAAACCCGGCGGTCTGACTGTCTCGGAAGCGATCAACAAAAATATCCCCATCATTATTCCATTTTTTATTCCGGGACAAGAAGAAGAAAACACCGAGATTCTAGTTAAAGCAGGTGTTGCTGTCAGAACCTCAAAGATCTCCGAACTTAATCCTCTGATCGACAGTTTCTGTCTAAATCCCGGTTTACTTGAAGAAATGCGTAAGAATGCTGCGGACTTGGCCCGACAGCTTTCTCCGGGTAGTATCGTAGGGTTGGCTGATCAGCTGCTGTATGAAGGCCCTCAAGTCAAAGAATATCTGAGAGCGCATCAAAGTTAA
- a CDS encoding citrate/2-methylcitrate synthase: protein MEQTESVQFEQFETKMFKELTQKAIDSSKINPELYSKYQVMRGLRDLEGKGVLVGLTEIGEVHSYIIDEGEKIPVPGRLTYRGIDINDIVDGFIKDERYGFEETSYLLLFGHLPNAEELKDFEQVLTAYQKLPEDFVRGTILKSPGKDIMNMLARSILSLYSYDDNPDDNSIENVLKQCMKLIAWMPLLAVYGYHSCAHYHGNKSLFLHSPLPHLSTAENILHMLRPDSKYTKLEAALLDISLVLHSEHGGGNNSTFVTHVITSTGSDTYSVMAAAIGALKGPKHGGANIKTYNMLEDIKQNVTDWQDEDEIKAYLMKIMNKQAFDRSGLIYGIGHAVYSISDPREVLLKEYAGKLAQEKGLAEEYDLFSRVEKLAPDIVLGHNKSGKVISANVDFYSGFVYKMLGLPLELFTPIFAISRMSGWSAHRIEEIVNNGKIVRPAYKSVAPRREYIPLSGRN from the coding sequence ATGGAACAAACAGAGTCCGTACAATTCGAACAATTTGAAACAAAAATGTTTAAAGAACTGACGCAGAAAGCGATAGACAGCAGTAAAATCAATCCTGAGCTATATAGTAAATATCAAGTAATGAGGGGCTTGCGTGATCTTGAAGGCAAGGGCGTACTCGTCGGTCTGACCGAGATTGGTGAAGTGCACTCCTATATTATAGACGAAGGAGAAAAGATTCCTGTTCCGGGAAGATTAACCTATAGAGGTATCGATATTAATGACATCGTCGACGGCTTTATCAAAGACGAAAGATACGGCTTTGAAGAAACGAGCTATTTGCTTCTGTTCGGGCATCTTCCGAACGCCGAGGAGCTGAAGGATTTTGAACAGGTGCTGACGGCATATCAAAAACTGCCCGAGGACTTTGTCCGGGGTACTATCCTGAAAAGCCCGGGCAAGGATATCATGAATATGCTGGCCAGGAGCATCCTGAGCCTATATTCCTATGATGACAACCCCGATGACAATTCCATCGAAAATGTCCTGAAACAATGCATGAAACTGATTGCCTGGATGCCTTTGCTGGCCGTGTATGGCTATCACTCCTGTGCGCACTATCATGGAAACAAGAGCCTATTTCTGCACAGTCCACTGCCTCATCTCAGCACAGCGGAAAATATTCTTCACATGCTCCGGCCGGACAGTAAATACACGAAGCTTGAGGCTGCCCTGCTGGATATTTCCCTGGTCCTGCATTCCGAACACGGCGGCGGGAATAATTCGACCTTTGTTACGCATGTCATTACCTCGACCGGTTCGGACACTTATTCGGTCATGGCTGCTGCTATTGGCGCCTTAAAAGGTCCCAAGCATGGAGGCGCCAATATTAAAACCTACAATATGCTTGAAGACATTAAACAAAATGTCACAGACTGGCAGGATGAGGATGAAATCAAGGCTTATTTGATGAAGATTATGAATAAACAGGCTTTTGACAGGTCTGGCCTTATTTACGGGATTGGCCATGCCGTCTACTCGATTTCTGATCCGAGGGAAGTCCTGCTTAAAGAATACGCCGGGAAGCTCGCTCAAGAGAAAGGTCTAGCCGAAGAGTATGATTTATTCAGCAGAGTGGAAAAACTTGCTCCCGATATTGTCCTGGGCCATAACAAGTCAGGCAAGGTCATCAGCGCTAATGTGGACTTTTATTCCGGTTTTGTCTATAAAATGCTGGGGCTTCCGCTGGAACTGTTTACCCCGATCTTTGCGATCTCCAGAATGTCAGGATGGAGCGCCCACCGGATCGAAGAGATTGTGAATAATGGTAAGATTGTTAGACCGGCCTATAAAAGCGTTGCTCCAAGGCGGGAATATATTCCGCTTTCCGGCAGGAATTAG
- a CDS encoding CapA family protein, with product MKRRLLIILLCTVAVLFIAGGLIAYQYTNQISFQNPPDPSSLPESEPQPSYVDISIASVGDILIHNTVYMAAYDSSTGLYDFSSQFQYVKSYLGNADITVANLETSLAGPEQGYSGYPKFNTPDSIVDALKESGIDIVTAANNHRLDQDITGFYRTIDVVKNKGLDIIGVKATEKETTYVVKDIKGVKVAFVNFGYGYPQYDGSLSINGLILPVNMTGLMDTFDPQDFDSSAQTIKARITEARQAGAEIVILCMHWGDEYHRLPSTFQQDLASVLADCGADVIFGGHPHVLQPFVFLATDNNGTVPVFYSQGNFISDQRQETVDNIYTEQGIIANVTIRVYPDHTHQVLQADAVPTWVNKKRLNNQLIYEVIPAKAALDNPGLYPLLKDADLERIRFCRDTVQKLMPEAGKELESQSN from the coding sequence ATGAAAAGAAGACTCCTGATTATCCTCCTCTGCACAGTCGCTGTCCTATTCATTGCGGGCGGTCTGATCGCCTACCAATATACCAACCAGATTTCTTTTCAAAATCCTCCGGATCCTTCTTCGCTTCCGGAATCCGAGCCGCAGCCTTCCTATGTGGATATCTCTATCGCTTCCGTCGGCGACATCCTGATTCATAACACGGTCTATATGGCCGCTTACGATTCTTCAACAGGTCTGTATGATTTCAGCAGCCAGTTTCAGTATGTTAAATCCTATCTTGGAAATGCCGATATTACCGTAGCCAACCTGGAAACCTCGCTTGCCGGGCCTGAGCAGGGCTATTCCGGTTATCCCAAATTCAATACCCCTGATTCGATCGTTGATGCTCTGAAGGAATCGGGCATTGACATTGTTACCGCAGCCAACAACCACCGTTTAGATCAGGATATCACCGGATTCTACCGGACGATCGACGTTGTCAAAAACAAGGGACTGGATATTATCGGCGTCAAGGCTACCGAGAAGGAAACCACCTATGTCGTCAAGGACATCAAAGGTGTTAAAGTGGCGTTTGTCAATTTTGGCTACGGCTATCCGCAATATGACGGCAGCCTGAGCATCAATGGTCTTATCCTTCCCGTCAACATGACCGGACTGATGGATACCTTTGACCCGCAGGATTTTGACAGTTCTGCGCAAACCATTAAGGCGAGAATCACCGAAGCGAGACAGGCCGGAGCGGAAATCGTCATTTTGTGTATGCACTGGGGAGATGAATATCATCGACTGCCTAGTACCTTTCAGCAGGACTTGGCCTCCGTACTGGCTGACTGCGGCGCAGATGTGATTTTTGGAGGCCATCCGCATGTGCTCCAGCCCTTCGTATTTTTGGCCACAGACAACAATGGAACTGTTCCGGTTTTTTATTCTCAGGGAAATTTCATCTCAGATCAGCGTCAGGAAACCGTCGATAACATTTATACCGAACAGGGAATCATCGCCAATGTGACGATCAGGGTATATCCAGATCACACCCATCAAGTTCTCCAGGCGGACGCCGTTCCTACTTGGGTGAATAAAAAACGCCTGAATAATCAATTGATTTATGAGGTTATACCCGCCAAAGCTGCTCTGGACAATCCGGGACTGTATCCCCTTCTGAAGGATGCAGATCTGGAACGGATCCGGTTCTGCAGGGACACTGTGCAGAAACTAATGCCTGAAGCAGGAAAAGAACTCGAATCCCAATCCAACTGA
- a CDS encoding biotin transporter BioY — protein MKEQNGGMMMIQNSHTLEVYRQKRLSYFQWRTQSTTFAKIALAVSLACLTGLLAQVKIYLPFTPVPLVASQIGVILAAVLLGRKWGGISMAIYAVGGLAGIPWFAGFKGGAAALAGPTIGYVFGFILAALFIGGMIDSRTQNRKALPLTGIILFAQLVLVYVPGLISLAIWLWSTGQTVTLAGVLFMGYIPFIVGDILKSLVGAAAAKAIVPMEKY, from the coding sequence ATGAAAGAACAGAACGGAGGAATGATGATGATTCAAAATTCGCATACGCTCGAAGTTTACCGTCAAAAACGTTTGTCCTATTTCCAATGGCGCACGCAGTCAACGACGTTTGCCAAAATTGCTCTGGCAGTAAGTCTGGCCTGCCTGACCGGCCTGCTTGCCCAGGTGAAAATCTACCTGCCATTTACTCCCGTGCCTTTGGTGGCTTCCCAGATTGGGGTGATCCTGGCTGCTGTGCTGCTGGGTAGAAAATGGGGCGGTATCAGTATGGCAATCTATGCTGTCGGCGGTTTGGCAGGAATTCCGTGGTTTGCGGGTTTCAAAGGCGGAGCGGCGGCGCTTGCCGGACCGACAATTGGTTATGTGTTTGGTTTTATCCTTGCAGCACTGTTTATCGGCGGTATGATTGATTCCAGAACCCAAAACCGTAAAGCTTTGCCGCTGACCGGCATTATCCTTTTTGCCCAGCTTGTCCTTGTCTATGTTCCGGGGTTAATATCCCTGGCCATATGGCTTTGGTCGACCGGACAGACAGTTACCCTGGCCGGAGTCCTCTTTATGGGCTATATACCCTTTATTGTCGGAGATATTCTGAAGTCACTCGTCGGAGCAGCAGCTGCCAAAGCCATTGTCCCGATGGAAAAATACTAG
- a CDS encoding biotin--[acetyl-CoA-carboxylase] ligase produces the protein MNESLSPEKITQYLRTTFLGRKILCFDVLDSTNCEAARRALAEEEGTVIISEQQTTGRGRFGRKWQSPGGKGIWMSIILKPQLPPDVIPQLTLAGAAAVCLAVDEAAISFPGRGITIKWPNDLFLNGKKAGGILTEMSVSSRRTPVVVIGIGLNVNLAETDFPDELKSTATSLRLETGREHDRTRLTAGILNGFEPLYLEYLSTVDLGRTLTICRERSEVIGRKVVLENREGPVQTAEVIDLGPKGELVVRLAQTGEIKAIISGEISVALHD, from the coding sequence ATGAACGAATCTCTCAGCCCTGAAAAAATAACACAATACCTCCGGACAACTTTTCTGGGAAGAAAGATCCTCTGTTTTGACGTGCTGGACTCCACCAACTGTGAAGCAGCCCGCAGAGCTTTGGCTGAAGAAGAAGGAACTGTGATCATCAGTGAACAGCAGACGACCGGCCGGGGACGTTTTGGCCGAAAGTGGCAGTCACCGGGAGGCAAGGGGATCTGGATGTCAATCATTTTGAAACCTCAACTTCCGCCGGATGTGATACCCCAGCTGACGCTGGCCGGCGCAGCGGCAGTATGTCTGGCAGTGGACGAAGCAGCTATTTCTTTCCCTGGAAGAGGAATCACCATCAAATGGCCAAATGATCTATTCCTGAACGGAAAGAAGGCCGGAGGGATTCTGACGGAAATGTCGGTCAGCAGCAGGCGGACCCCGGTAGTGGTGATCGGCATCGGTCTGAATGTGAACCTTGCTGAAACGGATTTTCCTGATGAACTGAAATCCACAGCGACTTCTTTACGTCTCGAGACGGGCAGGGAACACGACAGGACCAGGCTGACAGCCGGAATCCTAAATGGATTTGAACCGCTTTACCTGGAATACCTCAGCACGGTTGATCTAGGCAGGACCTTAACCATCTGCAGGGAGCGTTCCGAAGTCATAGGCAGAAAAGTGGTTCTCGAAAACAGGGAGGGGCCGGTGCAGACCGCTGAGGTAATCGACCTCGGGCCTAAAGGGGAACTAGTCGTAAGGCTGGCGCAGACAGGGGAGATCAAAGCGATCATTTCGGGAGAAATTTCTGTGGCCCTACACGATTAA